The sequence TATGCTTTGAATAAGTTTTGAAATCCATCCACGAAAACGTAATTTCTCAATTATTGAAGCAATTTGAAATGGTTCACTTATTTGCATACTCTCGACATGCAAATTATTCCATAACACTTGAAATTCCTGCACTTGGATcataaaagatttgaaatcaaccaatttgaaattcaaaacttaCCAATTTTAGTTTAATACTTCATAAGCCATTATTTTTTCACTGTCAATTTCCTTCTCGGATATTGTTGGAGCCCTCTAATGCAGAAACTTCACCAGAAGCAATGTAGTATGATAGAACATCATCTTTTCGAATTTATGGTCTCCAAACTTCTCCAATTTCTCAACATGTGTTGCTGGAATGGGGCAAGAACGTGGGCAGTAGATGAGGATGACATTTCATAATGCACAGTCAAAATTCGTCTTAAGAATGTTGGTTTCGGAGTACTGTCCAAATCTGAGATGATTTTCCAGTTGTTATCTTGACAGATGTCGAGACAAGACTTGAGACAAAAACAGAtatttgatatgaaatttttagTCGAGGCTAGAGTTAAACTCTATGTCCTTAAGACGAATTTGCCCCACACACGGTGCTTATGGAATACGGCAATCGTCTCCCAAGATACAACGACTTCGTTTTGTAATAGGAGCACTCCAAATTACAAAACCCGGCGAACTTTGAAAATgtttttttggactatctgaaaaaTGATGAACAAATATTGAATGCAGCAATATGAACAGTACAAAATTACTGtatattcaaattttcagaatatCTAACTTTCTTCATTAAACATATGGGTTCTACTTATAAAAATTGAAAGCCTTGAATGAAAATGTGCAACACATCAATTAAAACTCTTCATCAAAAGATGTCAAGCAAGCATAACTACCCCTCATATGCAACCATTCGGCTGACTGGATATTTCCAATTTGAATTGCCGAATTGAAATCTGAATATTGAAttcaaattcaatttcaatttaaCAAATCCAATTTGATTTGTTCCAAGAGGTTTCGGTGGCCTTTGCCACTTGTTGCattcttcatttttttaataatatatattatataatatataatataaaatatttttctattCAATCTTTTAACTCGATAAAATTTGAACAATTATTTGTGAACATTTGATTAATTTTGCATTCACCCTAATTGGTAATCGAGAGAtaatttatcacaaatattttatcaattcTAAATAGGTACACAACCCAAATTTCCAAGAAAAATGGATAAAGATGCTAtgcttgaaatatatatatatttgctcAGTTTACTACGTTACACTtttatacttaaaaattaatttttttccaatTTTATTTATAAGTTTTGGTTGTTTGTTATTTTTCAACTTAAAACACTACAAAATTGTGAGAATAAATATTGCCTTCAAAGTGTTCAGCTGGATTGATTATACCAATTTTCTATTCTTTTACGAGTAATCAGATATCAACTACTAAATAAcgtatttatatttttcataattGTATAAGGAATTTAATCACATCCCATTGATTCAAAAAATATCACACCAAAATCAAATAACTCTAAAAAAAACATGTGtagcataaaatattttttatagcaTATTATACGCATACAAAGCATGTGCCCCAATCACTAGTACAGTATAGATAATATAATTATCtgcatttttattatattttttctaaaaattattggatgagataaaaaaaaattaatatatcagtTTCATATTTGCAGCATCATCTCATCACCagaataacatgaaataaaattagTCTCGCTCCAACTTCTTCATTTCTTCAtcccattttttatttttattttattttttctattatATCAAACTCGAGGATTTTTTTTAAGATGAGGAGTGTGCTGAATAATTGACTAAATAATTTCGGGCTCAAACTAGTATTCTTAATGGACCAGAATGATTGAGTAAATAATTATCGGGCTCAAACTAGTACTTAATGGGCCAGAATAATTGACTAAATAGTTTCGGGCTCAATCTAGTATTCTTAATGGGCCAGAATATTTGATCCATCAATGGCCCTATTTCACCTAATGCATTAAAACCCTAGTAGAGTCTCGATTTCCCACACCACCACAGATTTTCCTACCGCAGCCAGCAAGTAGATCCACGGCCTCAACTATGGCGGCGCCGACAACAGAATCCGTCCAGTGCTTCGGCCGGAAGAAAACTGCTGTAGCAGTCACCCACTGCAAGCGCGGCCGCGGCTTGATCAAGATCAACGGTGTCCCGATCGAGCTCGTCCAACCAGAAATTCTCCGCTACAAGGCGTTCGAACCGGTCCTGCTACTCGGGCGCCAGCGCTTCGCCGGTGTGGACATGCGCATCCGCGTCAAAGGAGGCGGTCACACCTCTCAGATCTACGCCATCCGCCAGTCCATCGCCAAATCTCTTGTTGCCTTTTACCAGAAATACGTGGACGAGCAGTCGAAGAAGGAGATCAAGGATATCCTCGTGAGGTACGACAGGACTTTGCTCGTGGCTGATCCTAGGCGCTGTGAGCCCAAGAAGTTTGGTGGACGCGGCGCTCGTGCGAGGTTCCAGAAATCCTACCGTTGAAATGTTGGTACTTCTTATGCATTTTACATCATAATCTTTTGTTGCTACGATGAAAATTTGGGATATTGCTATTTGTCTTGTTTTGGGTATTGTTACTGTTTGGTTTTATTCTATGAGATGAGAAAGAGGACACCTTTAGTTAATATTTCTAATGAAGATGATTTTGGGTTGTGTTAAATGTGTGTTTTTTTATCCATGGTTTCTGTATGTTTTTTGGGATTCGATGATGCAAcaacaaaataatggataaatgTTAACTGGTGTTGATTACCTTGGGATCAAGGATTGGAGGAAAGCCAAAGATAAGCAAACGTTGAGTTGAGTTGTGGTATTGTTCTGCATAACATTGCCCGTCATTTTATAGTATCGAATCCAATTGTCATCTGAACCTGTTTGGCTCTTTAATTATCtgtattttgtgtgcatttagCATTGTGACTAGTCTCTCAATGCTTAGAACTTCATTTCATATGTGAAATAGTCCTCTCTAACATTTGCCAACTTTTATAAGGTAGTATATGGACAAAGGTGATTTTAAACTCCTAATGGTTTTCTCCTATCTTGAAAACCTGTGAGATGATTTTTTTTCTCATGCTTGGAAAACATTATAAAATCATTGAGAGTTTATCAAAGATGTTTTCTATTGATCAATTTGTTCACGACCAAGATCTCCCACGTTTATTCACACTTTCTGAACGATACATGACCCATTTGACACTCTGGTTGATTACGAAGTGTCTTGGATCTTGTTTATCATTTTTGGGCGTTTATTCGAGCATTGAAACACGATTTTATGCTTTTGGTTCTTAAAAATCGATCGTCATGCAGCGGGAGAATGGGATGTTGCTATcctaatttaaaaataagattCCTAGTCCAAAAGTCGAAATGGCCCTTGGTCTCATTCTGCTCATTGTTGCAACTAAAATgggtataaataaataaaaatcggCCCAAACAGCCAGCCTATTATTTAGCACCTAGAGCCTAATTGATTAAAAAAGTTTAGTCTGAGC comes from Henckelia pumila isolate YLH828 chromosome 4, ASM3356847v2, whole genome shotgun sequence and encodes:
- the LOC140864503 gene encoding small ribosomal subunit protein uS9 yields the protein MAAPTTESVQCFGRKKTAVAVTHCKRGRGLIKINGVPIELVQPEILRYKAFEPVLLLGRQRFAGVDMRIRVKGGGHTSQIYAIRQSIAKSLVAFYQKYVDEQSKKEIKDILVRYDRTLLVADPRRCEPKKFGGRGARARFQKSYR